The following is a genomic window from Pseudothermotoga thermarum DSM 5069.
ATCAATAAGATCGCAGATACTTAATTTGCTTGCTGAGTTACAAGAAAAGTTTGGTTTAACTTATCTTTTCATCTCACACGATTTAGGAGTGGTGTACCACATAGCAGATCGTATTGCAGTGATGTATCTTGGAAAGATAGTTGAATTTGCCCGCACAGAAGAACTTTTTGAAAATCCAAAACATCCTTATACAGAAAGCTTGCTTAATTCTGTTCCAAAGCCTGATCCTAGTTTTCGAGCAGAAAATCTTCGACCTATCGAAGGCGAGGTACCAAATCCCATGAATCCACCAAGTGGATGTTACTTTCATCCAAGATGTCCTTTTGCGCAGAAGGTTTGTCAAGAAGAATCACCAAAGTTTGAAAACCTTGGCACAGCCGAAGAACCACATTTTGTTGCGTGCCATTTTGCTGAAAAGCTTGCCTTGAAGGGAATGTCTGTTAAAACACTTTGAGGGGGAGGTGTTGGTATGAGGGTTAAGTTGTTGCTGATTTTAGCCTTGGCTGTTTTGGTGGTCTTGAGTTTCGGTTGGAGTGTTTACGCCACGCCAGAGGAATACTACAAGGCTACTGGCAAGAGGATCACACAGTACAAAGAGTCACCGATGCTGACAGAACTTGTAAAGCAAGGGAAGCTTCCACCTGTTGAGCAAAGGTTACCAGAAGAACCGCTTGTGATCGTGCCGGAAGAAGAAGTTGGACAGTTTGGAGGAACTTGGAGAAGAGTCTGGAAAGGTCTAGGTGACAGATGGGGGATTTTCAAGCTTGCAGAACCTCACCTTGTTTACTGGAGCGCTGATGGTGGAGAATTCTTACCAGGTCTTGCCAAGTCTTGGGAAATACTTGAGAACGGAAGGATCTTCATTTTCCATCTTAGAAAAGGTGTGAAATGGTCAGATGGTCATCCTTACACAGTTGATGACATCATCTTCTGGGTTGAAGATCTTGTCGGTAACGACGATATAACACCAACAAAGCCTGCATGGTACAGACATGGTGGTCAAACTGTCAAAGTAGAAAAGATAGACGATTACACAATCAAATTTGAGTTTGCAGCGCCAAACGCTTTGTTCATGCTACAAGTTGCCTATAGCACAGGCTTTACAGGTGCGCCCAAGCATTATCTGAAGCAGTTCCATCCGAAGTACACGCCGATGTCTGAGATAGAGAAGGTCATGGCACAGGAAAAGCAAGACACATGGGTGAACTTGTTCAATTTGAAGAACGATCCGATAAGGAATTTGGAGTTACCAGTTCTTTGGACGTGGAAAGCGGCGTCTGATCCATCTGGACAGTTCTTCATAATGGAGAGAAACCCGTACTTTTGGGCAGTTGACATTGAAGGGAATCAACTTCCGTACATTGACTATGTGAGGCACGAGTATGTGATGAGCGATGAAATGATTCTCTTGAAAGCCATAGCCGGTGAAATCGATATGCAGCACAGGCACATTGGTATGCTTGGAGCTGGTGCAGGTAACTACACGCTGCTGAAAGAAAACGAAAAGAAGGGCGACTACAGGGTGCTTAATTGGATAACCGCAAATGGTTCTGTCAGCCAATTGATGTTCAATCCGAATCATCAAGATCCAGTTTTGAGGGAGTTATTCAACAACAAGAAGTTCAGGCAAGCTTTGTCGTTGGCGATAGACAGGGAAGAGATAAGCGAAGTGTTGTTCAATGGTATGGCGAAGCCGAGGCAAGCGTCGTTTGTCAGTGGGTCGGCGTATTATGATCCTCTTTGGGAGAAGGCATATGCTGAGTATGATGTGAAGAAGGCGAATCAACTGCTTGATGAACTTGGGTTGAAGTGGGATGCAAAGAAAGAATACAGACTCAGACCGGATGGAAAACCGTTGCAATTCACAATACAGGTTACAAGACAGGTTGATGTTGACGTTTGGACAATGGTTAAGGAGCATTGGAAAAAGATAGGAATCAAAGTAGAGGTTCAGAGCTTAGAAAGAAGTCTTTATGAATCAAAAATAGGTTCAGGCGATTATGACGCTCAAGTTTGGTCAATGGATAGAGCAGTTATACCGCAAGCTGAACCTGTTTGGGTTATACCAGGCAGCACAACCTACGCGGCTGCATGGTGGGCTGCATGGGGAAGCTGGATTGATGCTTACAAGAAAGGTGAACAACCACCTGCCGATGCAGCTGTACCACCTGAGGATGTCATAAAACTTGTCGATCTATGGGAACAGGCCAAAAAGGAGACTGACCCAGCAAAGTTCAAACAGATCATGGCTGAAATAACGAAGATTCACAGGGAAAACATTTGGATGATTGGAACAGTTGGAGAGGACATAGCACCAGTTGTGGTTAAGAACAACTTTAAAAATGTTCCTGCAAAGATTGTGTCTGACGACATCCTTAGAACTTACATCAACGCAATGCCAATGCAGTTCTTCATAAAACAGAAATGACAAAAACTCCGGGGGCAAAAAGCCCCCGGTTTTCTGGAGGCATGTTATGATGCCAAACGGTTATGAAATGTGCTGGTTGGATTACAAAAAGCACTGCGATGTTGATAAAAATGAGCTTTCCAAATGGTTTTCCTACATTTGCCTTTTTGATCCGACAGACGAGTTTCAAGTGGTCAAAGAGGAGCTTGCAATCTTTGTAACTGATTTTCTTGGATTTCGTCCCAGGTTTTTCAAAGTTTTTCCAAAGCAAGGTAGACATGTTTTGATCGGCAAACTTTCCGACTTACCAGTTGAAGTGAATCTTGATGAACAGTTGTCTGAAGAAGGATTTGTGTTGAAGTACGTAAAAAAGCAAGACGCCGAATTTGTCATCATTACAGGCATATCGGCTGCTGGTGTACTCTATGGTACGTTTGAGTTCATCAACAGAGTTAGAGTTGGTGAAGATTTGAGAAAACTGAACGTTGTTTCCAATCCAAAGATCAAACTTCGCTTTCTCAATCATTGGGACAATTTGGACGGCACAATTGAACGTGGATACGCTGGAAAATCTATATTCTTTTCAAACAACAAGATTTTGCTGAACCAAAGGACTAAAGATTACACTCGTTTAATTGCCTCAATTGGGATAAATTCTGTTGTGATAAACAACGTGAATGTTCGTCATGCTGCTTTAAAACTGATAGAACCAGCTTACTTGAAAAGATTATCGCAGCTTGCACAACTGTTTCAACGTTATGGCATAAAGCTGTTTTTAAGCGTCAGTTTTGCTTCACCCATTCATCTTGGAGGTCTTGATACAGCTGACCCGCTTGACGAAAGAGTAAAGAAGTGGTGGAAAGAGAAAGTCAAACAAATTTACGATTATATACCGAATTTTGGTGGATTTCTCATAAAAGCTGATTCCGAATTCAACCCCGGACCGCATATGTATGGAAGAACTCAAGCTGACGGAGCAAACATGTTAGCGGAAGCACTCGAACCGTTTGGCGGTTTGGTTATATGGAGAGCATTTGTTTACAACTGTCAGCAAGATTGGAGAGACTACAAAATTGATAGAGCTAAAGCGGCTTACGATATTTTCAAACCATTGGATGGTCAGTTTGCTGATAATGTTGCAATTCAAATAAAATATGGTCCAATGGATTTTCAAATAAGAGAGCCTGTTTCCCCTCTCTTTGGTGGCATGGAAAAAACCAATCAAATATTAGAGCTTCAAATAACTCAAGAGTATACAGGTCAGCAAATTCATCTTTGCTACCTTGGAACGATGTGGAAAGAAATATTGGATTTTGATACTTTTTCAAAGGGAAATAATTCCTTCGTGAAAAGAATAATTGATGGTACACTTTATGGTAGAAAAAACAATGGAATAGCAGGGGTGGCCAATATAGGTGATGATCCAAACTGGACAAGTCACGATCTTGCCCAAGCAAATCTTTGGACCTTTGGGAAGCTTGCTTGGGATCCAGATGAAGATGTGAAGAAAATCGTGGAAGAATGGATAAAACTCACCTTTGGAGATGATGAGTTAGTGGTTAGAAATATCAGTTATATGCTTTTGAACTCAAGAGAAGTTTATGAAAGTTATACAACACCCTTTGGTCTTGGATGGATGGTAAATCCAGGACATCACTACGGTCCAAATCCGGAAGGGTATGAGTACTCACATTGGGGTACCTATCATCGAGCCAATTGGGAGGCAATAGGGGTTGATAGAACTTCCAGAGGGACCGGTTTTACCTTGCAGTACCACGAACCATGGCGAAGTATTTACGATGACATCCACAAATGTCCTGAAGAGCTATTGCTGTTTTTCCACAGAGTTCCATACAATTTCAAGATGAAAAATGGAAAAACGTTGCTGCAAAACATCTACGACTTACACTTTGAGGGTGTTGAAAAGGTGCAAGAATTTATCAAGTTGTGGGATGAACTCGAAGGTAAGATCGATGCGGTAAGATTTTCAAGAGTAAAGAAAAAATTGCAACTTCAATTAGAGCATGCAATTGAATGGCGCGATGTTATAAACACGTACTTTTATCGAAGAACAGGTATAAAAGACGAAAAAGGTCGCAAAATTTATCCATAATTTTTGGAGGTGAAAATGTTGAAAATATTCCAAAACAAGCTGATTCAGAAAAATTTGTTTGGTCTATCGTCCAAAGGTAAATCTGTTTATCAGTATACCTTAAGCTCTGAAAGTGGTTTGGTATGCAAAATTCTAAATTATGGTGGAACGATCAAAGAACTTTGGATTCCAGATAAAAATGGCAAATTGATCGATGTAGTCTTGGGCTTCGATACTTTAGAAGAATATGAAAAATTTAATTCAAGCTACTTCTTTGGCAGTATTATTGGAAGGTATGCAAACAGAATAGCAAATGGAAGGTTTCAAATTGACAATAAAATTTATCAACTGCCTTTGAACGATGGTGATAGGCCCAATACACTTCACGGCGGATTAAATGGTTTTCACAGTGCTGTTTTTGATGCTGCTTTTGAGGAAACAAATTCCAAACAAGCGGTGTTAGTTTTGAAATATAAAAGCTCAGATGGTGAAGAGGGTTTCCCAGGAAATCTTGATGTTACTGTGACTTACACTCTTGCCGATTTGCAGCTTGTTGTGGAATACTTCGCGACCACTGACAAACCAACAGTTGTCAATATGACGCAACATTCTTATTTCAACCTATCGGCAAAAGACACTATTTTGGATCACTATTTGGTTATCAATGGTGATTTCTACACGCCTGTTGATGAAAATCTGATCCCAACAGGTGAAATAAAACCTGTTGAAGGAACCGCACTTGATTTTAGAAAACCGAGAAAAATTTCAGATGGTATATCGCAAATACTTCAAGAAGGTTTTTTAGGGTACGATCATAACTTTGTCATCAAAGGCAAAGTGGGCGAATTGCGATTTGCAGCTGCTTTATTTGAGGAAAGCACCGGAATCTGCATGGAAGTTTATACTACACAACCTGGTTTGCAACTTTACACTGGTAATTACCTGTCAAATGTTCGTGGCAAGCATGGTCGAATCTACAACAGATATGCTGGTTTATGTTTAGAAACTCAAAACTTTCCAGATGCACCAAATCATGAAAATTTTCCATCCGCTTTGTTGTTACCTGGACAAGTTTATCATCACAAAACAATTTATAAATTTAGATATTTTGACAAATTGCCGATGAATTTTGAATAAAAAAAGAAAGGAGAGGTGAACATGAAATTCTTCAAGGAATTTCCAAAAATTGAGTACGAAGGTCCAACAAGTACAAATCCTTTGAGTTTTAAGTATTATAATCCAAACGAGATCATCGATGGTAAATCTTTGAAAGATCATCTTAAATTTTCCGTTGCCTTCTGGCATACCTTTGTTGGTGCAGGCAGTGACATGTTTGGCGATGGCACTTTTGATAGGCCTTGGAATCGTTTCAGTGACCCAATGGACAGAGCTTTCGCAAGAATAGACGCGCTTATTGAATTTTGTGAAAAGCTTGGTATCGAATATTTCTGTTTTCATGATCGCGACATAGCTCCAGAGGGAAAAACACTACGTGAAACCAATCAGATGCTTGACAAAGTTGTGAATTATTTAAAAGAAAGGCTTAAAGGAACCAATTTGAAACTTTTGTGGGGAACTGCAAACTTGTTTTCTAACCCTAGGTACTGCCAAGGTGCTGCCACATCACCTTGCGCGGATGTTTTTGCCTACGCTGCTGCGCAGGTTAAAAAGGCACTTGAGATCACCAAAGAACTTGGAGGCCAAGGTTACGTATTCTGGGGCGGAAGGGAAGGCTATGAAACTCTTTTGAACACCGACATGAAACTCGAGCTTGACAATCTTGCAAGGTTTTTGAGTATGGCTGTTGACTATGCGAAAAAGATAGGTTTCAACGGCCAATTCATGATTGAACCAAAACCAATGGAACCGACAAAGCATCAGTATGATTTCGATGCAGCACACTGTTTGGCATTTTTGAAAACTTATGGTTTGGATCCTTACTTCAAATTCAACATTGAAGCAAACCATGCAACCTTGGCAGGTCATACTTTTGCGCATGAACTAAGATATGCTAGAATAAATGGTAAATTCTGTAGTATCGATGCGAATCAAGGTGATCTAATGCTGGGGTGGGATACTGATCAATATCCAACAAATATCTACGAAACAACTTTGGCAATGTACGAAGTAATAAAAGCGGGAGGATTTACAACAGGTGGTTTGAACTTTGATGCAAAACCAAGAAGGGCATCGTACACCTTACGTGATCTTGTACTTGGGCACATCGTTGCCATGGACACCTTTGCACTAGGATTTAAAATTGCCCATAGGATTATCAAAGATGGAAAGATAGATAAAATCATAGAAGAAAGATATGCAAGTTACAACGAGGGAATAGGTTTGAAAATAAGAAACAACCAAACGAACTTTGAAGAACTTGAGCAATACGTTTTGGACAAAGAAGTTGGGGTACCTGCTTCTGGAAGGCAGGAAGAACTTGAAATGATGTTGAATTATTACATCCTTACAACCGTAAAATGTTGAGGGGATGAGAAGATGTACGCTGGAATAGATGTTGGTACAACTTCGGTAAAACTTATAGTTTTTGATTGGGAAGGGAACATAGTTTTTCGCCAATCGCAAGAACTTCCAATCAGTTCACCAAAACCTGGGTGGTATGAGCAAAATCCAGAGGACTGGTGGGCAGCTGTCAAAGTTTTACTGTCAAAATTGGCAAAAACCAAAATTGAACCCAAAATTATAGGCCTAACAGGTCAAATGCATTCTCTTGTTCTAGTTGATAAAGCTGGGAATGTTTTAAGACCTGCAATTCTTTGGAATGACCAGCGCTGTTACCTGGAAACCAAAATTTTAACTGATCAATTAGGCGGAGAAAAAGTCGTTATTGAAAGACTTGGAAATCCAATACTCACTGGATTCACCGCTCCGAAGCTTCTTTGGGTTAAAAACAACGAACCTGAGGTTTACAAAAAAGCAAGTACATTTATGCTTCCAAAAGATTTCATAGCATGGAAATTAACTGGTAAAATTTGTACTGAACCAAGCGATGCGTCAGGTACATCCCTGTTCAATGTCAAAGAAAACAAATGGGACGAAGAAGCCTTAAAGGTTTTTTCAGACTCGCATATACAACCCCCACAGGTTGTTCCGTCTCAGGCCGTGGTGGGGGAAGTGGTGGGGGGTGTGACGAGGGAGATCGGGTTTAAAACTCGGCCCCTCGTCGTTGCAGGAGGGGCAGACAACGCCTGTGCTGCACTTGGAATGAACGCCTTCATTGAGAATGTGATGGTTATAAGTGTTGGCACAAGCGGAACGGTAATATTAACCAACAAAAGTTATGTTCCAGATTTAACCGGAAGAGTTCATACCTTTAGACATGTGATCAACGATATGTTCTATCATATGGGCGTGGTGCTGTCTGCTACTTTTTCTCTCGATTGGTTTGCACGGTTGGTGAATAATCAAGATGTAGGATCGTTGATAGAGGAGCTCGAGAACACCAAACCCTGCCATAACGGAATCTTTTTCTTACCGTATCTCAGTGGTGAAAGAACCCCGCATAAAAATCCTGATGCGCGAGGAGTATTTTTCGGCCTTTCCGGAAACACGGATAGAAAAGCTTTGACCAGAGCAATTTTGGAGGGCGTTGGTTTTGCTTTGAGGGATTGTAGAGATGCTATACAAGATCTAGTCAGTACACCAAAAGTTGCGAAGATCACCGGAGGAGGTTCAAGAAGCGAACTTTGGATTAAAATCATTGCAAGTATTTTGAATGTTAAACTTGAACGGCTGACAAAGAACGAAGGAGCTTCAACAGGGGCTGCAATGCTAGCAGGAATGGCAGATGGTGCGCCCATCGAAAAATGGAACCAAGTTGAAAGCACATTCTTACCAGTTGAAGAATGGACAAAAGTCTATGAGGAAGGAATAAAATACTACAGAGAACTTTATTCATCGTTGAAAGAACTAATGTCAACAACAAGAAAGCTTGAATAACAGGTGAAGGATATGCAGCTACTTTTTGATAGCAACATGAACCACTGGGAAAGGATCGATATATTACACATTAACAGGATGCCAAGTAGGTCTTATTACATACCATATCATGATCTTAGTATTGCTTTAAACTTCCAGCCTGGCTGTTCCAGGCTGGTTCAATTCTTAAATGGAGCTTGGAAATTTAAGCTTTTGAACACGCCGTATGATACACCAGAGGATTTCCCAAAAGAAGATTTTGATGATTCAAATTGGGATCAAATCAAAGTTCCTGGATGCTGGCAAATGCAAGGTTTTGGTAAACCTCATTACACAAGTTTTCTTTACGTAATTCCATTGAACCCTCCAAAGGTTCCGGCCGAAAATCCAACGGGTTTGTACAGAAGGAAGTTTTTCATCCCAGAGGACTGGAAGGACAAAAACATTTGGTTGAGATTCGAAGGAGTTGACAGCGCCTTCGATGTGTGGATCAACGGACAGATAGTGGGTTACAGCACGGGAAGTAGACTTCCTGCGGAATTTGATATAACCGATTTTGTACGTTTTGGTGAAAATACGATAGCAGTTAGAGTTTTCCAGTGGTCAGCAGGAACCTTCCTTGAAGATCAGGATATGTGGTGGTTGAGTGGTATTTTCAGAGATGTTTATCTTTTAGCAAGGCCAAAAGGGCATTTATATGATATATTTGTGCAGACTGATTTAGATGAGGAATATAAAGATGCAAAGCTGAAAGTCAAAACACTTTGGAAAAATCCCATAGGTAAAAAGATTTGTTATCAGGTTGAATATAAACTTGTTGACGAACAAATGAAAGAAGTTATCAAGCCTGTGATCTGGGATGAATTTATTTTGGATGCAGAGCAAAAGGAATTTGAAATTTCCGTTGATGTGGAAAATCCAAAGAAATGGACCGCCGAAACTCCAAATTTGTACACTCTTGTTGTGATTGTAAAAAGCCAAACTGGACAAGTTTTGGAAATCATACCAATTAGAATTGGCTTTAGAAAAATTGAGATCAAAGATGGTTTAATGCTTCTAAACGGTGTACCTATAAAGTTGAAGGGTGTTAATCGTCACGACTTTCATCCTGATCTTGGTCGAGCTGTTCCAATCGAATGGATGATTGAAGATGTTGTGATGATGAAAAAGCACAACATAAATGCAGTTAGAACCTCTCACTATCCCAACCATCCGCTTTTTTACGATCTTTGTGATCTATATGGTTTATACGTTATAGATGAAGCAGATCTTGAATGCCATGGTTTTGCGTTAGTGGGAAAAATAAACAAGTTAAGCGACGATCCAACATGGGAAAAAGCCTATCTTGATCGTGTTGAAAGAATGGTTCAAAGGGACAAAAATCATCCATCTGTCATAATGTGGTCGCTTGGAAATGAATCGGGTTTTGGAAGAAATCACGAACAAATGGCTAAACTTTGTAAAAGCCTGGATCCAACACGCCCTGTTCACTACGAGCCAGATCAGCAAGGAAAAGTTGTTGACATTTTAAGTACAATGTACACACACGTTGAAAAACTTGAAGAGCTTGTTAAGACTGATTCAATGAAAAAACCTGGAGGTGTCAACTTAAGCCGGGAAATACGATAAAATAAACAAAAACCAACTCTTCTCACCGAAAGGAGGTTTCCGTAAAGATGAAAGTTACAACAACAAATATCACCGAGTACCTATACCAAATTATACCAAACCTTTTTCAAAGACAAAGAGTTCCACATGAGGCGAAAGTATGAACTTGCATTAAGGAAGGCAGCAGCCATAATTGGAGTCAGTCATGAAGCCTTGAGGAAATGGTGGGCAAGAATGAAAGAAGAGATATTTGCTGAGAAGATAGAAGGCAATGCAGTAGTAGCTATAGACAAGATGAAGGTGAACATAAATGAGGTTAAGAGGAAGAAAGTGATCTATGCGTTGGTCAGTAAGACACGAGAGAAAGGCAAAGCAGAGACTTAGGGTGAATTTTGTGTCTGGACAAAATACCTCAGTTGAAACATCTGGTTCAGCTCATACATACATCCCTTTACCCTCATTATCCCGTTCCTCCATTTTGTCTCCCTCAGGTTCTTCCTGTGCAAATATACGCTTAACTCCAATAGCTCAACACTCCCAAAATATCCCCCACTTTTAATCCTTACTCGCTCTATCTTGCTGTTTATGCTCTCCACCGCATTCGTCGTGTATATGTATCCCCTCAATTCCTCAGGATATTTCGTATATGCCACGTATTTCTCTTTCTTACCCTCCAAATATCTCACAAAACTCGGATACTCCTCTTTGTACTTCTCAAGCAGCTTCCCCATCTTCCCTAATGCCTCTTCATAGCTGAGTTTCTTCAATTCGTCCAACCCTTCCTTGAACCCCTTCGCATC
Proteins encoded in this region:
- a CDS encoding ABC transporter substrate-binding protein — protein: MRVKLLLILALAVLVVLSFGWSVYATPEEYYKATGKRITQYKESPMLTELVKQGKLPPVEQRLPEEPLVIVPEEEVGQFGGTWRRVWKGLGDRWGIFKLAEPHLVYWSADGGEFLPGLAKSWEILENGRIFIFHLRKGVKWSDGHPYTVDDIIFWVEDLVGNDDITPTKPAWYRHGGQTVKVEKIDDYTIKFEFAAPNALFMLQVAYSTGFTGAPKHYLKQFHPKYTPMSEIEKVMAQEKQDTWVNLFNLKNDPIRNLELPVLWTWKAASDPSGQFFIMERNPYFWAVDIEGNQLPYIDYVRHEYVMSDEMILLKAIAGEIDMQHRHIGMLGAGAGNYTLLKENEKKGDYRVLNWITANGSVSQLMFNPNHQDPVLRELFNNKKFRQALSLAIDREEISEVLFNGMAKPRQASFVSGSAYYDPLWEKAYAEYDVKKANQLLDELGLKWDAKKEYRLRPDGKPLQFTIQVTRQVDVDVWTMVKEHWKKIGIKVEVQSLERSLYESKIGSGDYDAQVWSMDRAVIPQAEPVWVIPGSTTYAAAWWAAWGSWIDAYKKGEQPPADAAVPPEDVIKLVDLWEQAKKETDPAKFKQIMAEITKIHRENIWMIGTVGEDIAPVVVKNNFKNVPAKIVSDDILRTYINAMPMQFFIKQK
- a CDS encoding aldose epimerase family protein — its product is MLKIFQNKLIQKNLFGLSSKGKSVYQYTLSSESGLVCKILNYGGTIKELWIPDKNGKLIDVVLGFDTLEEYEKFNSSYFFGSIIGRYANRIANGRFQIDNKIYQLPLNDGDRPNTLHGGLNGFHSAVFDAAFEETNSKQAVLVLKYKSSDGEEGFPGNLDVTVTYTLADLQLVVEYFATTDKPTVVNMTQHSYFNLSAKDTILDHYLVINGDFYTPVDENLIPTGEIKPVEGTALDFRKPRKISDGISQILQEGFLGYDHNFVIKGKVGELRFAAALFEESTGICMEVYTTQPGLQLYTGNYLSNVRGKHGRIYNRYAGLCLETQNFPDAPNHENFPSALLLPGQVYHHKTIYKFRYFDKLPMNFE
- the xylB gene encoding xylulokinase; translated protein: MYAGIDVGTTSVKLIVFDWEGNIVFRQSQELPISSPKPGWYEQNPEDWWAAVKVLLSKLAKTKIEPKIIGLTGQMHSLVLVDKAGNVLRPAILWNDQRCYLETKILTDQLGGEKVVIERLGNPILTGFTAPKLLWVKNNEPEVYKKASTFMLPKDFIAWKLTGKICTEPSDASGTSLFNVKENKWDEEALKVFSDSHIQPPQVVPSQAVVGEVVGGVTREIGFKTRPLVVAGGADNACAALGMNAFIENVMVISVGTSGTVILTNKSYVPDLTGRVHTFRHVINDMFYHMGVVLSATFSLDWFARLVNNQDVGSLIEELENTKPCHNGIFFLPYLSGERTPHKNPDARGVFFGLSGNTDRKALTRAILEGVGFALRDCRDAIQDLVSTPKVAKITGGGSRSELWIKIIASILNVKLERLTKNEGASTGAAMLAGMADGAPIEKWNQVESTFLPVEEWTKVYEEGIKYYRELYSSLKELMSTTRKLE
- the xylA gene encoding xylose isomerase, which translates into the protein MKFFKEFPKIEYEGPTSTNPLSFKYYNPNEIIDGKSLKDHLKFSVAFWHTFVGAGSDMFGDGTFDRPWNRFSDPMDRAFARIDALIEFCEKLGIEYFCFHDRDIAPEGKTLRETNQMLDKVVNYLKERLKGTNLKLLWGTANLFSNPRYCQGAATSPCADVFAYAAAQVKKALEITKELGGQGYVFWGGREGYETLLNTDMKLELDNLARFLSMAVDYAKKIGFNGQFMIEPKPMEPTKHQYDFDAAHCLAFLKTYGLDPYFKFNIEANHATLAGHTFAHELRYARINGKFCSIDANQGDLMLGWDTDQYPTNIYETTLAMYEVIKAGGFTTGGLNFDAKPRRASYTLRDLVLGHIVAMDTFALGFKIAHRIIKDGKIDKIIEERYASYNEGIGLKIRNNQTNFEELEQYVLDKEVGVPASGRQEELEMMLNYYILTTVKC
- a CDS encoding alpha-glucuronidase family glycosyl hydrolase — encoded protein: MPNGYEMCWLDYKKHCDVDKNELSKWFSYICLFDPTDEFQVVKEELAIFVTDFLGFRPRFFKVFPKQGRHVLIGKLSDLPVEVNLDEQLSEEGFVLKYVKKQDAEFVIITGISAAGVLYGTFEFINRVRVGEDLRKLNVVSNPKIKLRFLNHWDNLDGTIERGYAGKSIFFSNNKILLNQRTKDYTRLIASIGINSVVINNVNVRHAALKLIEPAYLKRLSQLAQLFQRYGIKLFLSVSFASPIHLGGLDTADPLDERVKKWWKEKVKQIYDYIPNFGGFLIKADSEFNPGPHMYGRTQADGANMLAEALEPFGGLVIWRAFVYNCQQDWRDYKIDRAKAAYDIFKPLDGQFADNVAIQIKYGPMDFQIREPVSPLFGGMEKTNQILELQITQEYTGQQIHLCYLGTMWKEILDFDTFSKGNNSFVKRIIDGTLYGRKNNGIAGVANIGDDPNWTSHDLAQANLWTFGKLAWDPDEDVKKIVEEWIKLTFGDDELVVRNISYMLLNSREVYESYTTPFGLGWMVNPGHHYGPNPEGYEYSHWGTYHRANWEAIGVDRTSRGTGFTLQYHEPWRSIYDDIHKCPEELLLFFHRVPYNFKMKNGKTLLQNIYDLHFEGVEKVQEFIKLWDELEGKIDAVRFSRVKKKLQLQLEHAIEWRDVINTYFYRRTGIKDEKGRKIYP
- a CDS encoding glycoside hydrolase family 2 TIM barrel-domain containing protein encodes the protein MQLLFDSNMNHWERIDILHINRMPSRSYYIPYHDLSIALNFQPGCSRLVQFLNGAWKFKLLNTPYDTPEDFPKEDFDDSNWDQIKVPGCWQMQGFGKPHYTSFLYVIPLNPPKVPAENPTGLYRRKFFIPEDWKDKNIWLRFEGVDSAFDVWINGQIVGYSTGSRLPAEFDITDFVRFGENTIAVRVFQWSAGTFLEDQDMWWLSGIFRDVYLLARPKGHLYDIFVQTDLDEEYKDAKLKVKTLWKNPIGKKICYQVEYKLVDEQMKEVIKPVIWDEFILDAEQKEFEISVDVENPKKWTAETPNLYTLVVIVKSQTGQVLEIIPIRIGFRKIEIKDGLMLLNGVPIKLKGVNRHDFHPDLGRAVPIEWMIEDVVMMKKHNINAVRTSHYPNHPLFYDLCDLYGLYVIDEADLECHGFALVGKINKLSDDPTWEKAYLDRVERMVQRDKNHPSVIMWSLGNESGFGRNHEQMAKLCKSLDPTRPVHYEPDQQGKVVDILSTMYTHVEKLEELVKTDSMKKPGGVNLSREIR